Proteins from a single region of Streptomyces spectabilis:
- a CDS encoding Na+/H+ antiporter, whose product MDVLPLVALIAASAAVAGAARRTPVPAPLLLVGVGLIAAYLPGVPDYHLDPHIVLPLVLPPLLHTAALESSYLDLRANVRPVALLSVGYVLFATVVVGWLAYLLIPDLPLTAALVLGAVIAPPDAVAATAIARRVGLPSRITTILQGESLVNDATAITAYKVALAAAVGEGASWAGGIQEFLVAAVGGVGVGLLLMVPIHWLRTHLKEALLQNTLSLLIPFVAYAVAEQVHASGVLAVVVVALYLGHRSWQVDFETRLQEAAVWRVVGFLLESAVFALIGLQLPIVLRDLGEYSVGQAVWYALAVFVLVVVVRFVWSYPATYLPRFVSPRIRDRESETDWRRPLVVSWAGMRGVVSLAIAFSIPLVMDDGEPFPARNLVLFLTFTTVIGTLVVQGLSLPWLIKVLRLPGPDARAQTLAEAQAQNAASQAAEARLDELVADERNRLPGPLQDRLRTVLERRRNSVWERLGPPNPVTGETADDTYRRLAREAIAAEREVFVRLRDERRIDDELLRTLLRKLDLEEAAAYREVEE is encoded by the coding sequence ATGGACGTACTGCCACTGGTGGCGTTGATCGCGGCGAGCGCGGCCGTAGCCGGTGCGGCGCGCCGCACCCCGGTGCCCGCGCCCCTGCTCCTGGTGGGCGTCGGACTGATCGCCGCCTATCTGCCCGGGGTGCCCGACTACCACCTCGATCCGCACATCGTGCTGCCGCTGGTCCTGCCGCCGCTGTTGCACACGGCCGCCCTGGAGAGCTCGTATCTGGACCTGAGGGCCAATGTGCGGCCCGTGGCGCTGCTGTCCGTCGGTTACGTTCTGTTCGCGACGGTCGTCGTCGGCTGGCTCGCGTATCTGCTGATCCCCGATCTTCCGCTGACCGCCGCGCTCGTCCTGGGGGCGGTGATCGCGCCGCCGGACGCCGTCGCCGCCACCGCGATCGCGCGGCGCGTGGGGCTGCCCTCGCGCATCACCACGATCCTCCAGGGCGAGTCCCTGGTGAACGACGCGACCGCGATCACCGCCTACAAGGTGGCGCTCGCGGCGGCCGTCGGCGAGGGCGCGAGCTGGGCGGGCGGCATCCAGGAGTTCCTGGTGGCCGCGGTCGGCGGCGTCGGCGTCGGCCTCCTCTTGATGGTGCCGATCCACTGGCTGCGCACCCACCTGAAGGAGGCGCTCCTGCAGAACACGCTGTCCCTGCTCATTCCCTTCGTGGCGTACGCCGTCGCGGAGCAGGTGCACGCCTCCGGAGTGCTCGCCGTGGTCGTGGTGGCCCTCTACTTGGGGCACCGCTCCTGGCAGGTCGACTTCGAGACGCGCCTCCAGGAGGCCGCGGTGTGGCGGGTCGTCGGCTTCCTCCTGGAGTCGGCGGTGTTCGCGCTCATCGGGCTCCAGCTGCCGATCGTCCTCAGGGACCTCGGCGAGTACAGCGTGGGACAGGCCGTCTGGTACGCCCTGGCGGTCTTCGTCCTCGTCGTGGTGGTGCGCTTCGTGTGGTCCTATCCGGCGACGTACTTGCCGCGGTTCGTGTCGCCGCGGATCAGGGACCGCGAGAGCGAGACGGACTGGCGGCGGCCGCTGGTCGTCAGCTGGGCCGGGATGCGGGGCGTCGTGTCGCTGGCGATCGCGTTCTCCATTCCGCTCGTCATGGACGACGGCGAGCCCTTCCCCGCCCGCAACCTGGTGCTCTTCCTGACCTTCACGACCGTCATCGGCACCCTCGTGGTGCAGGGCCTCTCGCTGCCGTGGCTGATCAAGGTGCTGCGGCTGCCCGGACCCGACGCGCGGGCGCAGACGCTCGCTGAGGCGCAGGCGCAGAACGCCGCCTCACAGGCCGCGGAGGCCCGTCTCGACGAACTGGTGGCGGACGAGCGCAACCGCCTCCCAGGGCCCCTCCAGGACCGCCTGCGCACCGTTCTGGAGCGGCGCCGCAACTCCGTGTGGGAGCGGCTCGGCCCGCCCAACCCGGTGACGGGCGAGACGGCGGACGACACCTACCGCAGGCTCGCGCGCGAGGCCATCGCCGCCGAGCGCGAGGTGTTCGTGCGCCTCAGGGACGAGCGGCGCATTGACGACGAGCTGTTGCGGACGCTGCTGCGCAAGCTGGACCTGGAGGAGGCCGCGGCCTATCGGGAGGTCGAGGAGTGA